Proteins encoded in a region of the Dasypus novemcinctus isolate mDasNov1 chromosome 24, mDasNov1.1.hap2, whole genome shotgun sequence genome:
- the PABPC1L gene encoding polyadenylate-binding protein 1-like yields the protein MNARGSGYPLASLYVGDLHADVTEAMLYEKFSPAGPILSIRVCRDVATRRSLGYAYINFQQPADAERALDTMNFEVIKGRPIRIMWSQRDPGLRKSGVGNIFIKNLEDSIDNKALYDTFSTFGNILSCKVVCDEHGSRGFGFVHFETHEAAQQAISTMNGMLLNDRKVFVGHFKSRREREAELGARALEFTNIYVKNLQVDMDEQGLQDLFSQFGKMLSVKVMRDDSGHSRGFGFVNFEKHEEAQKAVIDMNGKEVSGRLLYVGRAQKRVERQSELKRRFEQMKQDRLNRYQGVNLYVKNLDDSIDDEKLRKEFSPYGVITSAKVMTEGGHSKGFGFVCFSSPEEATKAVTEMNGRIVGTKPLYVALAQRKEERKAILTNQYMQRLSTVRALGGPLLGSFQQPTSYFLSAVPQPPARATYYGAGPMTPVQPAPRWTAQPPRPSSTYPPAASVVRPPATPRRPLAHSSSVRQASTQVPHPGPHNQRVANIGTQTTGPSGAGCSALSRPLLQYKYPSAGHNTHRVLEPAMNILGQEPLTASILAAAPPHEQKQMIGERLYPLIFGVHAQLAGKITGMLLEIDNSELLLMLESPESLHAKIEEAVAVLQAHQAIEQPRAYLP from the exons ATGAACGCCAGAGGATCAGGCTACCCGCTCGCTTCGCTCTACGTGGGCGACCTGCACGCCGATGTGACCGAGGCCATGCTCTACGAGAAGTTCTCGCCCGCCGGCCCCATCCTGTCCATCCGCGTGTGCCGCGACGTGGCCACCCGCCGCTCGCTGGGCTATGCCTACATCAACTTCCAGCAGCCAGCCGACG CGGAACGGGCGCTGGACACAATGAACTTTGAAGTGATCAAAGGCCGGCCCATCCGTATCATGTGGTCCCAGCGAGATCCAGGACTTCGCAAGTCAGGTGTGGGCAACATCTTCATCAAGAACCTGGAGGATTCCATTGACAACAAGGCCTTATATGATACCTTTTCTACCTTTGGAAACATCCTCTCTTGCAAG GTGGTGTGTGACGAGCATGGCTCCCGAGGCTTCGGCTTTGTCCATTTTGAGACCCACGAGGCTGCACAGCAGGCTATCAGCACGATGAACGGGATGCTGCTGAACGACCGCAAAGT CTTTGTTGGCCACTTCAAGTCCCGACGGGAGcgggaggcagagctgggggctCGGGCCTTGGAATTCACCAACATCTATGTGAAGAACCTCCAAGTGGACATGGACGAGCAGGGCCTGCAGGACCTCTTCTCCCAGTTTG GGAAGATGCTAAGTGTGAAGGTGATGAGGGATGACAGCGGTCACTCCCGGGGCTTTGGTTTTGTCAACTTTGAGAAGCATGAGGAAGCCCAGAAG GCTGTGATAGACATGAACGGGAAGGAGGTGAGTGGGCGGCTGCTCTACGTGGGCCGGGCCCAGAAGCGGGTGGAGCGGCAGAGTGAGCTGAAGCGCAGGTTTGAGCAGATGAAGCAGGACCGGCTAAATCGTTACCAG GGTGTGAACCTGTATGTGAAGAACTTGGATGACTCCATCGATGATGAGAAACTGAGGAAAGAATTCTCTCCTTATGGAGTGATTACCAGTGCAAAG GTGATGACAGAGGGTGGCCACAGCAAGGGGTTTGGCTTTGTATGTTTTTCCTCTCCAGAAGAGGCGACCAAGGCCGTGACAGAGATGAACGGGCGCATCGTTGGCACCAAGCCGCTGTACGTGGCACTGGCCCAGCGCAAAGAGGAGCGGAAGGCTATCTTGACCAACCAGTACATGCAGCGCCTCTCCACTGTGCGGGCCCTTGGTGGCCCCCTCTTGGGCTCCTTCCAGCAGCCCACCAGCTACTTCCTGTCTGCAGTGCCCCAG CCTCCAGCCCGGGCTACATACTATGGTGCTGGCCCCATGACACCCGTCCAGCCTGCCCCCAGGTGGACAGCCCAGCCACCTAGACCTTCAT CCACCTATCCTCCAGCTGCCTCAGTAGTCCGGCCCCCAGCCACGCCTCGGCGCCCGTTGGCCCACAGCAGCAGTGTCCGGCAGGCCTCCACCCAGGTGCCACACCCAGGGCCCCATAATCAAAGAGTGG CCAACATTGGTACCCAGACCACAGGACCCAGTGGGGCAGGATGTTCTGCCTTGAGCCGGCCCCTCCTGCAATACAAATATCCCTCGGCAGGACACAACACCCACCGG GTCTTGGAGCCTGCCATGAACATCCTTGGACAGGAGCCCCTGACGGCATCCATTCTGGCTGCAGCACCACCGCACGAGCAAAAGCAGATGATTG GTGAGCGTCTATACCCCCTTATCTTTGGTGTCCATGCCCAGCTGGCTGGCAAGATCACAGGCATGCTGCTTGAGATTGACAACTCGGAGCTGCTGCTCATGCTGGAGTCTCCAGAGTCCCTCCATGCCAAG ATAGAAGAGGCGGTGGCAGTGCTGCAGGCACACCAGGCCATAGAGCAGCCACGGGCGTACCTGCCTTGA